From the Arthrobacter sp. PM3 genome, one window contains:
- a CDS encoding DUF4386 family protein, translating to MKKFGQQDGEAPRPGVAAEPGRPPPFRAPLRLAGTLAFAGFAVSLVAGLFHADTASANDHPATFAEYARSGIWTAVHLGQFAGMALLIAGLLVLLVVLQAPGGAMDWTARFGAVAAVSALALYAALQAVDGVALKHAVDAWAAAAEADKSARFAVAEGIRWLEWGMRSYQSFLLGAALVLAGAVVVSARRVSRPIGYLMALSGLAYLAQGWIIGTEGFTPANTIPTLAGIVLILAWSVWLLLSAWFGRRSSG from the coding sequence ATGAAGAAGTTCGGGCAGCAGGACGGCGAGGCCCCGCGGCCGGGGGTTGCGGCCGAACCGGGGCGCCCGCCGCCGTTCCGCGCGCCGCTGCGCCTGGCCGGCACCCTGGCGTTCGCCGGCTTCGCGGTGTCCCTCGTTGCCGGACTGTTCCACGCCGATACGGCCAGCGCGAACGACCACCCGGCGACGTTCGCGGAGTATGCCCGCAGCGGCATCTGGACGGCGGTCCACCTGGGCCAGTTCGCCGGCATGGCGCTGTTGATCGCCGGGCTGCTGGTCCTGCTCGTGGTGCTGCAGGCGCCGGGCGGGGCCATGGACTGGACGGCCCGGTTCGGCGCGGTTGCGGCGGTGTCGGCGCTGGCCCTGTACGCGGCACTTCAAGCCGTCGACGGCGTCGCCCTCAAACACGCCGTCGATGCGTGGGCTGCGGCCGCGGAAGCGGACAAGTCCGCCCGGTTTGCCGTGGCCGAGGGCATCCGGTGGCTCGAGTGGGGCATGCGCAGCTACCAGAGCTTCCTGCTGGGCGCGGCCTTGGTCCTGGCGGGCGCTGTGGTTGTCTCGGCCCGCCGCGTCTCCCGGCCGATCGGCTACCTCATGGCGCTGTCAGGGCTGGCCTACCTGGCGCAGGGCTGGATCATCGGAACCGAAGGCTTCACGCCGGCAAACACCATCCCCACGCTTGCGGGCATCGTCCTGATCCTGGCCTGGTCCGTGTGGCTGCTGCTCAGCGCCTGGTTCGGGAGGCGCAGCAGCGGGTAA
- the arfB gene encoding alternative ribosome rescue aminoacyl-tRNA hydrolase ArfB has product MDLEVSRALTIPAVELSWRFSRSSGPGGQHVNTSDSRVELSWNIAGSTAVSDGQRQLLLTRLGPRLTAGVITVTASERRSQLRNREVALARLAHLVAEGLAPEPARRRATKPTRGSVRRRLAAKEQRAATKRQRRRPMAE; this is encoded by the coding sequence ATGGACCTGGAGGTATCGCGTGCGCTCACGATTCCGGCGGTGGAACTCAGCTGGCGGTTTTCCCGTTCCTCCGGACCGGGCGGCCAACACGTCAACACCTCGGACAGCCGGGTCGAACTCTCGTGGAACATCGCCGGCTCCACGGCCGTGTCGGATGGCCAGCGGCAGCTACTGCTCACGCGTCTCGGACCGCGCCTGACCGCCGGCGTCATCACCGTGACCGCGTCCGAGCGGCGCTCCCAGCTGCGCAACCGCGAAGTCGCACTGGCCAGGCTCGCCCACCTCGTGGCCGAGGGCCTCGCTCCCGAACCCGCCCGCCGCCGGGCGACGAAACCCACCCGGGGCTCGGTCCGACGCCGCCTCGCCGCCAAGGAGCAGCGGGCGGCGACGAAGAGGCAGCGACGGCGGCCGATGGCTGAATAG